Below is a genomic region from Brassica oleracea var. oleracea cultivar TO1000 chromosome C9, BOL, whole genome shotgun sequence.
TCGTCGAGGCTAGCTTTTAATCGTTGCAAATTGACACATACGTGAGGATAAACCTTGTACTATATGGATGAAAATGGTTTTTGCCACAAACTCATCAACCTCCCTATGACATGAAACCAGGCTGTGCTTTTGGAAGCATGAGCGTAAGGCTCTTCGGTTACTAAGAAATTCCTTGATAGGCCTGCGCTTTTTACCCGAACCCGAAAATCCAAACTGGAATCGATCCGAAAATACAGGTTCGGGTTCGGGTCTATGCTAAAGTATATAAATGGATCCTTTTTCTTTGGCCCCATGGATCTCGGTTTGGGTTAGACCCGATCGGGTGCCCGAAGTACCCAAAATTTATTTGTATATTTGGGTGTTTTTGTATATTTTTGGTATTTCATATATTTTTTAAGTTTTGTGTTCGGGTCTTCGAGAAATAGTTTCAATTATAATTTTAGTTTTGCAAAAGTATAATGTGGATATTCAGGTAACATTTTGGGTATTTTTTGGGTTTTTGGATAAGATTTCCGGTATTTTCTCGGTTTTTCTGGTATTTTTGGATTTTCGGGTCCAGTTTGAGTACTTTGGTTTTTTCGGATCATAAATACCCGAACCGTCCCAAACCCGAAATATACCTAAAAATTACGGGTATTGGAATTATATACCCGCACCCAACTGGAACCGACCCGTACGCAAATCGTCCTGGACCTGAAATATACCCGAAAATTACAGGTATTGGAATTATAGACCAGAACCGATCCGAACCCGACATGAACCGACCCGTACCCAAACCGTTCCGAACCCGAAATATACCCAAAAATTACGGGTATTGGGATTATAGACAATAACCGATTCAGACCCGACATGAACCAACTTGAACCCGAACCTAAAATTTCTAAGTACCTAGTTGGGTCCAAATGTCTATGATCCGGACCCGACAAGAACCGACCTGAATCCGACACCCAACCCGAATGCCCAGGTCTATTCCATGGGAAAACCTTATTACCTATATTCAACACTTCAAATCTTTTCTTCAGAGACATAGAAGATGAATTCAACTCAACTTTTATTAAAGCTAGCAGACTCCATGTTTTCTGTTGATGTATGGATCACCAGATTTGATTATTAAGAGTGAGCAAAAAAATCAGAAATTTCATCTTGCCATACGCAAAACTGTTTCAGGGTAGAACAAGACGGTGATGATGCCCTTTACATCCTAAGGGGAGTCCATAAGTTTAGTGATATCAGAGACCATGCTTGTGTAATAGTCTGGTTCAATCTTGTTGTTCTCGTCTAGTAGATTAGACTCACTTGTACACCCTGTTTTCAGAAAAAGAATGAGAGTTAGAGACAAGCTCAATCATTGCACATATTGCCACCAAAGAGAATCATAGAGTCAATAGTAATGACCTGAAAGGACGAGGAGAGTTTTGCATCCAGCATTCTGCCCAAACAATACATCAGTGTCGAGCCTATCACCCACCATGCACATTCTTGACGTTTCTGTCCCAAATCTGCAACAAAAACAACAAGGAGAGACACTTCTTTATCACACCATGCTAATATAATACTGCACAATATGAAATGGCATTCACGTCCACATACTTCTGTATCAGAAAGTCCATCATGAAAGTAGCTGGTTTCCCAACCACTATTGGCTCTTTTTCAGTTGAACCACACATGGCAGCAACCATACAACCAGCACCTACAATTACAAGTAGAAAAAAATTGATAATGATGTGATGATAACCAAGCTGCTGCTTTGGAACACTATAGACTTAAGAGTCTAGTGAGACCATACCAGGCCATTCTTGAAGATCGGTCATATGTCCTACTGCATCACGGTTGGTGGCAATGAAAAGACATCCCGGATTCTCGCGTACACAGAGGGTCCCATACCTGCCCATTTCAGTTCTTGTGTTAGTCTAAAATCATAGAAACAAGATTTAAGGCAACCGACTTGAATGCAAATAGGTCTCCGATCTTACTGAAGCTTATAGTAGTTTATGTTGGGGTCGAGTCCAACCACAACTGCTCCCACCTGAAATAGGAAGTCATGAAGAAACAAACATACATGAGAAAACTTGAGCAAAAGAAAAGGATCAAAGCGTTATGATGGAACATTACAGTTTTATCATGTTGAAAGAGAGAGTTTGATTTCCATTGTGCCTTCTTTTCACCGTCTTCCTGCATAAAAGCAAAGACTTATCCATAACAAACATTTAGGAATCCAAAGTATATCAAATTTTTTGTTTTTTTGTCAACAAACTCACAGCGAATAAAAATCAAACATATTCTACAATCATATATGAGTTCCAACACTAAGTGCGGTAGTATCTTGAGCAGAAAAGCATATCAAATTCTTAATGTTAAAGGTTGAAAAAAAGAACAACACTTACAGGACCACCAAGACCTGTAAAACCGGCAAGCTGGAGCTCCTCAAGAACGCCTTCTCCACCAATCACATAAACCTACAAAAGGAAAAGATCACAACAGAGACACCTAAGCAATATGCTAGTAGTAGTCTATAAGACGACACGAACCTTCTTGTCCTTGGGGAAATTGTTGGCTTTGAGGTACATAGCCGCCGCAAACGACGAAGAGAATATCTCATCCTTTCAATGAAACACACAAAAAAATTCAAACAGTAAACACACACACATGAAACGCGATCCAAACAACACAAGTCGGAGAAAACCAACCTGAGTAACAGAGGCGAGACCCAAAGATCGAAACTTTTCAGCGTATTGCCTCCTCGATTTCATCGAGTTGTTCGTCACAAAGACAATGTTTTTACCCTGCAAAAGCGTCACAAAAATCAAAATCAGAATCAGAGAGAAACAGAGTGGGAAAGAGAACTCGCCTTGGATCGGAGTAAGTCGAGAGTTTGAGAGACGCCATCGATGAGCGTATCACCTTTCCATATAACACCTGACTCATCATAAAAAAAACACACTCAGATGCTAAGGATCACAATCAAGGGGGATCTCGAATGGAAAAAAACGTACCAAAGAAACAGAAACAATACCATCGCAGTCAAAGAGGAAAGTGTCGACTGAGTTGAATAGAGATTTGAAGTTCGTGGAGGAGAGAAGCTTAGGCGCCATTAGAGTATCTTCTCAGACTCAGAGAATGTTCCTCTCCCAGAATTTTGCGAGTTAACTATTGATGATGATGAGCTCAAAACGTCGACGTTATGCACAAAGGCCCATTATCATTTGGGCTTTTGTTTTAATTATTTTAAAAACAAATAAATAAAGTATTTTTCTTATTGGCTGCTTTTTCGATTCGTCCCGACAAGCGTTAAAGTGAGAGTTGTGGGAAAACAACAACTCAGTAGTGTGTTGACCAAAATATACTCCGAGTGTGTTGGGGGACTTGGGAGTGAATTGATGGCAAAGTTGTAAGTACAGGAGAATACATAAGGGTATTTTTGGGAAAGAATGAGGAATGAGGAATGAGTGCGAGTGGGTTGTTTGTAGGGATGTTAATTTGCGGGCTTGGGCCTAACCCTCGTTTGTGTAATATAAACTCGGTCCTGTTTTAACCTAACCCTGTTTTAACCTTATTTTTAGTTAAGAGTTAGGGCTGGTAAGAGTTAGCCCATTAATTTTTTATCTTACAAATCAACAACTCTTTTATATCAATTTTTGTTTTTAATTAAGTATGAAATTAGAAACCCAAAGCTTAAGTTCTTTTTATTTTATAACTGTAAATGCTTATCATGAATTAAAACCCAAAATTTACAAATTTTTATTCATAATTGTATAATGTTTAGCATAAAACTAAAAACTCAAAGGT
It encodes:
- the LOC106315620 gene encoding phosphoglycolate phosphatase 2 — protein: MAPKLLSSTNFKSLFNSVDTFLFDCDGVIWKGDTLIDGVSQTLDLLRSKGKNIVFVTNNSMKSRRQYAEKFRSLGLASVTQDEIFSSSFAAAMYLKANNFPKDKKVYVIGGEGVLEELQLAGFTGLGGPEDGEKKAQWKSNSLFQHDKTVGAVVVGLDPNINYYKLQYGTLCVRENPGCLFIATNRDAVGHMTDLQEWPGAGCMVAAMCGSTEKEPIVVGKPATFMMDFLIQKFGTETSRMCMVGDRLDTDVLFGQNAGCKTLLVLSGCTSESNLLDENNKIEPDYYTSMVSDITKLMDSP